The DNA region tGCAAAAAATCAGGACCTAAGTGAAAACGGTCCTTCATTTTGTCAGTCATACCTCAAAATCCACATCGCCAAAACAGCCACATGTTGCACAAGGACCaacaattttcaaaatatcttcttTGTCTGCGTTTTGGATTGTGAATTTAGGCAGAAAGGGGTCCCACTTCTGTGCAACATAACCAACTATAGTACCAGGAGGGGCTTGGATTTCTAACTGTAAGAAGAGATAATAAAATAAGATTTCCTAAAgttgttgtattttaattttactataatGTCAGCTTACTTCTAAACAGTATATAAAAGCTTCTAAATATCTGCTTCTATCTTAtactgggttttttaaaataatttatagaaacaaagaaattcaCTATATAGATATGTGTTCTGCATTATGCGCTAAACGTCCATGTCTTTGATCTTCCTTCCCTAAGGAGAACCTATCCCAAAGCTGTTTTCTGACCCTGGGACACTGGCTTCTTTGCCATTTTGTTCCAAGTACAGTAATTGGTCAAGCATTGAAGATGTTTCCATCCCCTCTCAGTTGTGGCCACAACACACATCTATTTTTAAGTGTCACTTACTGATTATTATGgacttttttctctttggattGCCAACTTCTAGCTTCTCTGTGCTCCGTTAAAAACAAATGCTTCTTGCTCAGTTAAAAACAAATGCTTCTTGCAGAGTTACACACCAAtttgatttgtttcattttgtccaGTGTTAAAGACTAGCACTTGCATTTTCAGGGCTGACTTTAGTATTTTACTCCATCATCCTTTATTCCCCTGATTTCTTCATTGTCCATAATATTGTATTTCAACATATTTATGGAGCCAAATCAAATACTTTGTAAACTAAGCTGGAAGTGGGTGAAAATGATGAACATTGTTTGCTTTTAGATCAAACCAGCGCTCATCATCTGATCTCcttttgtctttccttatttGTTAAGATCATAGTCTTATGTGCATGTCTGTAGTGTTTTCAGGTGGACAAAGGTGGTTTCAACAAGTCTTCTTAGAATTATATAGATTTGTTCTAGGATAACTTTTAAAGTAACTGATGTGATTTTAACCAAATTAAAAAACGTATTAATCAGTATCAGGATGCGTCTTATGGTTAAGTTATATGACATGGGGCTACTTTGAAATAAAACATCAATTATCAGAAATTTTCAAATGGGCATATATTCTGGATTATACTAAGTTTAGCATCTTGGGGCATATTAGATCTTGAATATCCccagtaaaagtataaaaatttttGGGCTCCGTATATAAGTACCTTAGCAATCCTATCACTTAGCCAGGTAATTGCCTATAAATGGAGAATTAGCTTCAATATATATTGTGAGAAACTTCTCTAATTAAGGAGAGTTCcatattactatttattttcctttgtgccAAGTAGACTATTTATACATAGGTCCTCAATAGAGAAGCTTGGGCTTGAATAAAGACACCTGGATCAAGTCCCATTTATTGTATCTTCTATATGTGTGATCATAGGTAAGGAACCTCCACTCtctaagccccagtttcctcaattGCAAAATGTAGAGAGTAAAATCTATTCCTTCTAACTTATAGAGGTgttatgatatcaaaaacatcAAAGTAAGTATATTTTCCATATCAACTTAGCTGCATCATGTCAATGAAAGTTATTACCATAGATCTATTCGTGATGAAAATCtattatgtattaaaaatataagaatcagATGATTCCCTCTAGAACAAGAACATAGTCTTTGCTAAACCTTgaagtttgtcataaatgggtgaaTGGAACCTGAGATTCTGTGCTAAAAATAATACCTACCCAAGAGAATACTTTAGAAGAGTTTAGTAACACTCAGCACTCCCTGAACTTTGCaccaataagagaagaaaaacggTAGATTTGCTTAATGGTGGAACTTATAGCTATTACAATTACGTGGCTAATACAGAGATTCAGGAGGCTGTGTCTCATTTACATGATGCATGAGCTGTCGTTACCGATTAACATCACAGAAGCCACTATAGTTTttggttggaaaggaaaaaaaaatttagtgaatCACCAAATCCTCAAGCTGTTCTGATCCTAAAGGAGCAACATTCTAATTCAACCAATTGAAAGGTTAATTGCCCCATATCTCCAGATGAAtgccatttatttaagaaataattactGATCTTTCCAAACATGGAAAAATACAAGCACACCCAGAGCCAAAGACTAACCTCTTGTAGGTAGCAAGGGCACCAGCAGCTGTTACACCTCAAGGGCCTGTTGACTGTAATCACCTCTCGACCTGAGTTATCGGTGATCTTCAGAGTGCAAGATCTCAGTGTGGAACAGAAAGTACGATTGAAGCAGATGCTTTCCTCCACTGCAAAGTAAATTCTTTGTCCCAAGCTGTTTTTAATCTCATATTTGTTGGAGGTCTCAGTGCCAAGTATCactaataaagcaaaaaaaaataattatcaaaatcatGCTTATTGCTTACTAGCAAAACTTTATATGAGTAAAAATGGTtgagttattaaaagaaaacagagtgtGTGATCAGTTATTAAGTATATGGTATCTTATTCAGACAAATCTACTTCCGTGCTCGAAATTTGGAGGATTTAGGCATAGAAACCAAAGTAAACTCTGAGAACAAAGTTGTGCAATTACTAAATTTTGATTACAGATATATGACCTACTTGGACACATATAGTACCACTTTTCAACTAGGGAAGCAACGTTGTAAAGAAGGATCAAATACTCAGATAATAATTCTATCACTGTTATGGAATTTACTGAGACAACTCACACTGATAGTAATGATTTTGTCTAAAATCTCTATCTGGTATTATATCTACAGCTGCATGCTATCTATTACAATTTTGACATATCTTAGTTAAGGACAAAAATACTTGATTAACTTGAATTCAGTTAGTCATCATTGTAAATTTGTGTATTGTTAAATGATTTGCCTATTTGACGAATCACTGACACTAtgataaaacatattttgttttgatgattttttgttatttagtCTCAGCCTTGATTTCCATGTCTGAAATTACAGcattaagaaaatttaaactaTTAGCAGCCACGGAAATGACCAAATAGTTTTTATTactttaagattaaaaataatattagattCCTAATGACAGTATCATCAATGACTTGGGGAGTTTTatgcttttatgtttatctatATCAGACTAATAATTttactttcaatatttattttaaaaaataagcctaGTGCTCTTTTTAATCTATCCTAAACATTTAactttatcatttataaaatatttagatataaagAAACTTCtgaaacttaaaacatttcaaCAGTTTTAATAATTACAGAATATAATATACTTACTTCCAAGAAGCTCCACCTGCTGGTGTATAATTATCAGGTCTAACTGTTAAAAGACgacataaaggaaataaaaagtattacatCACAGATCTTTGAAAACCTTTGCAGCTATTACTATTAGATGATTTTCATGTTCTCTGTGAGGGAAATGCTTGAAAACAGCtcacattttataatgaaaaagaagttaacatggtttttattcaagtaaaatttaaaaattacaagaacCCTGAAAATTTCAAGGCAGAATTGCCCAGAATAACATTAGCAACTGTGATTAgctctgtgtttttttctgtggtaATCAGATAAAAGTGTAGCTCTTGGAAACAATatctttgagaatatttttaaacagtcTGAATAAGAATGCCTATAAGGTTttaaacctctctctctctctttctctctctttttaaaagaaatgaaccaaaatgaaacaaaacatgcATGACCTGCATGCATGGCCTCTCCACTCAGCCCTATAACTCTACTTTCACTCTATCATGCAGTAACTCATTCCTCACAGTGATGAAACGTCTTTGTTA from Phocoena phocoena chromosome 4, mPhoPho1.1, whole genome shotgun sequence includes:
- the PLSCR5 gene encoding phospholipid scramblase family member 5: MASKDAQNQRSRSLPGFLPGASDPDHGLHISPSNPGNQVWQRGPPPPGSLPPGLEYLSQLDLIIIHQQVELLGMILGTETSNKYEIKNSLGQRIYFAVEESICFNRTFCSTLRSCTLKITDNSGREVITVNRPLRCNSCWCPCYLQELEIQAPPGTIVGYVAQKWDPFLPKFTIQNADKEDILKIVGPCATCGCFGDVDFEVKTINEKLTIGKISKYWSGFVNDVFTNADNFGIHVPADLDVTVKAAMIGACFLFDFMFFEHSLAGL